In Kitasatospora gansuensis, a genomic segment contains:
- a CDS encoding HpcH/HpaI aldolase/citrate lyase family protein — MRHFGHLAAADRSRLFLEQPGEFHRDSPAELLSTALGATLYSPATRSTLLVDVRKQAARGVVSMVLCLEDAIADHEVPAAEANLVTQLTELYAAGPGDDLPLLFVRVRTPGQITELTDRLGPAVGLLTGYVLPKFTEESGGPFLEALTAAEETSGHRLFAMPVLESPELAHLETRREQLFGIARLLEKYRKRVLAVRLGVTDLCSAYGLRRSPDLTAYDVALVAGVIGDVVNVLGRADGTGHTVTGPVWEYFPVQERMFKPQLRRTPFAEAHPPAEGLRQRIIDHDLDGLIREIELDRANGLLGKTCIHPSHVPAVHALSVVTHEEYSDARDILQRHEGGGGVLRSAYTNKMNEAKPHRAWAERVMLRAQVFGVAREDVSFAELLGACLCT, encoded by the coding sequence ATGCGCCACTTCGGCCATCTCGCTGCAGCCGACCGCAGCCGCCTCTTCCTGGAACAGCCGGGTGAGTTCCACCGGGACAGCCCCGCCGAGCTGCTCTCCACCGCGCTGGGCGCCACCCTCTACAGCCCCGCCACCCGGAGCACCCTGCTGGTGGACGTCCGCAAGCAGGCCGCCCGGGGCGTGGTGTCGATGGTGCTCTGCCTGGAGGACGCGATAGCCGACCACGAGGTTCCGGCCGCCGAGGCCAACCTGGTCACCCAGCTCACCGAGCTGTACGCGGCCGGCCCCGGCGACGACCTCCCGCTGCTCTTCGTCCGGGTCCGTACGCCCGGGCAGATCACCGAGCTCACCGACCGGCTCGGCCCGGCGGTCGGGCTGCTCACCGGCTACGTGCTGCCGAAGTTCACCGAGGAGAGCGGCGGCCCGTTCCTGGAGGCGCTGACCGCCGCCGAGGAGACCAGCGGGCACCGGCTGTTCGCCATGCCGGTGCTGGAATCGCCCGAGCTGGCCCACCTGGAGACCCGGCGCGAGCAGCTGTTCGGCATCGCCCGGCTGCTGGAGAAGTACCGCAAGCGGGTGCTCGCCGTCCGGCTCGGGGTGACCGACCTGTGCTCCGCGTACGGGCTGCGCCGCTCGCCCGACCTGACCGCCTACGACGTGGCGCTGGTCGCGGGCGTGATCGGGGACGTGGTGAACGTGCTTGGCCGGGCCGACGGCACCGGGCACACCGTGACCGGGCCGGTCTGGGAGTACTTCCCGGTCCAGGAGCGGATGTTCAAGCCCCAGCTGCGCCGGACCCCGTTCGCCGAGGCCCACCCGCCGGCCGAGGGGCTGCGCCAGCGGATCATCGACCACGACCTGGACGGCCTGATCCGCGAGATCGAACTCGACCGCGCCAACGGCCTGTTGGGCAAGACCTGCATCCACCCCAGCCACGTCCCCGCGGTGCACGCGCTCTCCGTGGTCACCCACGAGGAGTACTCGGACGCCCGGGACATCCTGCAGCGGCACGAAGGCGGCGGCGGGGTGCTGCGCTCGGCGTACACCAACAAGATGAACGAGGCGAAGCCGCACCGGGCCTGGGCGGAGCGGGTCATGCTGCGCGCCCAGGTGTTCGGGGTGGCCCGCGAGGACGTCAGCTTCGCCGAGCTGCTGGGTGCCTGCCTCTGCACCTGA
- a CDS encoding DUF475 domain-containing protein — translation MVLRTFGWSFGITAAGLIAAGLLWGWEGFGIVLILSILEISLSFDNAVVNATVLKRMNPYWQKIFLTVGVLIAVFGMRLIFPLLVVGLTAHLNPATVIDLALNEGKEYAGHTYGDYLELANPAIAAFGGIFLLMIFLDFILEEKDFNWLSWLERPLEKVGKLDAFSSVIALVTIAVAANVFAGDNAETVLLAGLLGLATYLAVNGLSSVFEHRLEEDAEAEEEAEKSGKTLIQVGGRAAFFLFLYLEVLDASFSFDGVVGAFAITQNIFMIMLGLGIGAMYIRSLTVYLVRKGTLDDYVYLEHGAHYAIGVLAVILLVGIKHHVPELVTGLVGVGFIAAAFASSVLRNKREQALEGGS, via the coding sequence GTGGTCCTCCGTACATTCGGCTGGTCGTTCGGCATCACCGCCGCCGGCCTGATCGCCGCCGGCCTGCTCTGGGGGTGGGAGGGCTTCGGCATCGTGCTGATCCTCTCGATCCTGGAGATCTCGCTCTCCTTCGACAACGCGGTGGTCAACGCCACCGTGTTGAAGCGGATGAACCCGTACTGGCAGAAGATCTTCCTGACCGTCGGCGTGCTGATCGCCGTCTTCGGCATGCGGCTGATCTTCCCGCTGCTGGTGGTCGGCCTGACGGCGCACCTGAACCCCGCGACCGTGATCGACCTGGCGCTCAACGAGGGCAAGGAGTACGCCGGGCACACCTACGGCGATTACCTCGAGCTCGCCAACCCGGCGATCGCGGCCTTCGGTGGCATCTTCCTGCTGATGATCTTCCTGGACTTCATCCTGGAGGAGAAGGACTTCAACTGGCTCTCCTGGCTGGAGCGTCCGCTGGAGAAGGTCGGCAAGCTGGACGCCTTCTCCTCGGTGATCGCCCTGGTGACCATCGCCGTGGCGGCCAACGTGTTCGCCGGTGACAACGCCGAGACGGTGCTGCTGGCCGGTCTGCTCGGCCTGGCCACCTACCTCGCGGTGAACGGCCTCTCCAGCGTCTTCGAGCACCGCCTCGAGGAGGACGCCGAAGCCGAGGAGGAGGCCGAGAAGTCGGGCAAGACCCTGATCCAGGTCGGCGGCCGGGCGGCCTTCTTCCTGTTCCTCTACCTCGAAGTCCTGGACGCCTCGTTCTCCTTCGACGGTGTGGTCGGCGCGTTCGCGATCACCCAGAACATCTTCATGATCATGCTCGGCCTGGGCATCGGCGCGATGTACATCCGCTCGCTGACGGTCTACCTGGTCCGCAAGGGCACCCTGGACGACTACGTCTACCTCGAGCACGGCGCGCACTACGCGATCGGCGTGCTGGCGGTGATCCTGCTGGTCGGGATCAAGCACCACGTGCCGGAACTGGTCACCGGTCTGGTGGGCGTCGGCTTCATCGCCGCCGCCTTCGCCTCCTCGGTGCTGCGCAACAAGCGTGAGCAGGCCCTGGAGGGCGGCAGCTGA
- a CDS encoding phosphoribosyltransferase has product MAVQDVSGTWSGGWVTERLGLRLTGSPELPELIGLALRENKKRAHLLVSQVLGKHVPQRPAVVHGAGVELGRRVRELLGPDAADAVVLGYAETATALGHSVADGLGAPYLHSTRRPVAGVAPVGGFEEEHSHATSHLLLPTDPDFLAGDGPLVLVDDEFSTGTTVLNTIRALHARHPRPRYVVVALVDLRTEADRARLTEAAAELGARLDLLATATGGVELPADVLDRAAELIAAAPAQAPPDGPSAPLQRVELPWPAGLPEGGRHGFSTADAGRLDAALPELAAPLAEALAGRRNVLVLGFEELMYAPLRIAGALGELIGEDKVRFSTTTRSPVLAVDHPGYAIRTRLAFPAHDDPADGPGERYAYNVAPGEDAGRRFDAVVLVVDQPADTPALHEGERALLRQLRRVTDLVVLAVLPSVSVSPLPPVPVSPLPSVSPMSTPAPLHGPAFSSYPAEDVSWLLTDLSEVALEAPTEEREEAVQSGGAHYAESLPVEYQPSPEYQELFQQALTTSVDRIALAVGTVAETLRRERLGAGSELVFASLARAGTPVGILLRRWFAFAHGLDTPHYAVSIIRGKGIDPVALRYLAERHDSRQVVFVDGWTGKGAITRELAAALEGMPFDPELAVLSDPGRCVRTYGTRDDFLIPSACLNSTVSGLISRTVLRSDLIGPNDFHGAKYYRELAGADVSRGFVEAVAGRFTAVHADAVKAADELAVVDRTPDWAGWAAMERISTEYGIDSVNLVKPGVGETTRVLLRRVPWRILAKRGTGADLDHVRLLAAQRGVFVEEVDDLPYSCVGLIHPRFSRGATGADGTAVKVEH; this is encoded by the coding sequence TTGGCAGTTCAGGACGTATCAGGGACGTGGTCCGGCGGTTGGGTCACCGAGCGGCTCGGTCTCCGGCTCACCGGCTCGCCCGAACTGCCGGAGCTGATCGGGCTCGCGCTGCGGGAGAACAAGAAGCGGGCCCACCTGCTGGTCTCCCAGGTGCTCGGCAAGCACGTGCCGCAGCGGCCCGCCGTGGTGCACGGCGCCGGGGTGGAGCTGGGCCGCCGGGTCCGCGAGCTGCTCGGCCCGGACGCGGCGGACGCGGTGGTGCTCGGGTACGCCGAGACCGCCACCGCGCTCGGGCACAGCGTCGCCGACGGCCTCGGCGCGCCCTACCTGCACTCCACCCGGCGGCCGGTGGCCGGGGTCGCCCCGGTCGGCGGCTTCGAGGAGGAGCACTCGCACGCCACCTCGCACCTGCTGCTGCCCACCGACCCGGACTTCCTGGCCGGGGACGGGCCGCTGGTGCTGGTGGACGACGAGTTCTCCACCGGCACCACCGTGCTCAACACCATCCGGGCGCTGCACGCCCGCCACCCGCGCCCGCGCTACGTGGTGGTCGCCCTGGTCGACCTGCGGACCGAGGCGGACCGGGCCAGGCTGACCGAGGCCGCCGCCGAGCTCGGCGCCCGGCTCGACCTGCTGGCCACCGCCACCGGCGGCGTCGAGCTGCCCGCCGACGTACTGGACCGGGCCGCCGAGCTGATCGCCGCGGCCCCGGCCCAGGCCCCGCCGGACGGCCCGTCCGCGCCGCTCCAGCGGGTCGAGCTGCCCTGGCCCGCCGGGCTGCCCGAGGGCGGCCGGCACGGCTTCTCCACCGCCGACGCGGGCCGGCTGGACGCCGCGCTGCCGGAGCTCGCGGCCCCGCTGGCCGAGGCCCTGGCCGGGCGGCGCAACGTCCTGGTGCTCGGCTTCGAGGAGCTGATGTACGCGCCGCTGCGGATCGCCGGCGCACTGGGCGAGCTGATCGGCGAGGACAAGGTCCGGTTCTCCACCACCACCCGCTCGCCGGTGCTGGCGGTCGACCACCCCGGCTACGCGATCCGGACCCGGCTGGCCTTCCCCGCGCACGACGACCCGGCCGACGGGCCGGGGGAGCGGTACGCCTACAACGTCGCGCCCGGCGAGGACGCCGGGCGGCGCTTCGACGCCGTGGTGCTGGTGGTCGACCAGCCCGCCGACACCCCCGCCCTGCACGAGGGCGAGCGGGCGCTGCTGCGTCAACTCCGCCGGGTCACCGACCTGGTGGTGCTCGCCGTGCTGCCGTCCGTTTCTGTGAGCCCGCTGCCGCCCGTTCCCGTGAGCCCGCTACCGTCTGTGAGTCCGATGAGCACTCCCGCCCCGCTGCACGGCCCCGCCTTCTCCTCCTACCCGGCCGAGGACGTGAGCTGGCTGCTCACCGACCTCTCCGAGGTCGCGCTGGAGGCGCCCACCGAGGAGCGCGAGGAGGCGGTCCAGTCCGGTGGTGCGCACTACGCCGAGTCGCTGCCGGTCGAGTACCAGCCGAGCCCCGAGTATCAGGAGCTGTTCCAGCAGGCGCTGACCACTTCGGTGGACCGGATCGCGCTCGCGGTCGGCACCGTGGCCGAGACGCTGCGCCGCGAACGCCTGGGGGCTGGAAGCGAGTTGGTGTTCGCCTCGCTGGCCAGGGCCGGTACGCCGGTCGGCATCCTGCTGCGCCGCTGGTTCGCCTTCGCGCACGGTCTGGACACCCCCCACTACGCGGTCTCGATCATCCGCGGCAAGGGCATCGACCCGGTCGCGCTCCGCTACCTGGCCGAGCGGCACGACTCCCGCCAGGTGGTCTTCGTGGACGGCTGGACCGGAAAGGGCGCCATCACCCGGGAGTTGGCCGCCGCGCTGGAGGGCATGCCGTTCGACCCCGAGCTCGCGGTGCTCTCCGACCCGGGTCGCTGCGTGCGTACGTACGGCACCCGGGACGACTTCCTGATCCCCTCCGCCTGCCTCAACTCCACGGTCTCCGGCCTGATTTCGCGCACCGTGCTGCGGTCCGACCTGATCGGCCCGAACGACTTCCACGGCGCCAAGTACTACCGCGAGCTGGCCGGGGCGGACGTCTCGCGCGGCTTCGTCGAGGCGGTGGCCGGCCGATTCACTGCTGTGCACGCCGACGCGGTGAAGGCCGCCGACGAGCTGGCCGTGGTCGACCGGACCCCGGACTGGGCCGGCTGGGCCGCGATGGAGCGGATCAGCACCGAGTACGGCATCGACAGCGTCAACCTGGTCAAGCCCGGGGTCGGCGAGACCACCCGGGTGCTGCTGCGGCGGGTGCCGTGGCGGATCCTGGCCAAGCGCGGCACCGGAGCCGACCTGGACCACGTCCGTCTGCTCGCCGCCCAGCGCGGCGTGTTCGTCGAGGAGGTGGACGACCTGCCGTACTCCTGCGTCGGGCTGATCCACCCCCGTTTCAGCCGCGGCGCGACCGGCGCCGACGGCACGGCAGTCAAGGTGGAGCACTGA
- a CDS encoding TerD family protein produces MVSFWDYLRRDRDSFDTGSQYKITLTKSQPQHALTGPAATTGYLYVNLHWTTRTAESTAPGASLKRLLSPRILRPMEPDSYSRPQVNVDLDLACMYELADGTTGVVQPLGKYFGDLQRPPYIKLSGDDVYGAPSGETMYINLEKKDQFRRLLIFVYIYDDTPAFDRTHATVTIVPQTGPRLEIALDQRAATARSCAVVLIENTGDGQLTVRREVRYVHGFQSDLDRLYGFGMQWQRGYKASTPES; encoded by the coding sequence ATGGTCTCGTTCTGGGATTACCTGCGCAGGGATCGTGACAGCTTCGACACCGGGAGCCAGTACAAGATCACCCTGACCAAGTCCCAGCCGCAGCACGCCCTGACCGGCCCGGCGGCCACCACCGGCTACCTGTACGTCAACCTGCACTGGACCACCCGCACCGCCGAGTCCACCGCCCCGGGCGCCTCGCTCAAGCGGCTGCTCAGCCCGCGCATCCTGCGGCCGATGGAGCCGGACAGCTACTCCCGCCCGCAGGTCAACGTCGACCTCGACCTGGCCTGCATGTACGAACTCGCCGACGGCACCACGGGGGTGGTGCAGCCGCTCGGCAAGTACTTCGGCGACCTGCAGCGGCCGCCGTACATCAAGCTCAGCGGGGACGACGTCTACGGGGCGCCGTCCGGCGAGACGATGTACATCAACCTGGAGAAGAAGGACCAGTTCCGGCGGCTGCTGATCTTCGTCTACATCTACGACGACACCCCGGCGTTCGACCGTACGCACGCCACCGTGACGATCGTGCCGCAGACCGGGCCGCGGCTGGAGATCGCGCTGGACCAGCGGGCCGCGACGGCCCGTTCGTGTGCGGTGGTGCTGATCGAGAACACCGGGGACGGGCAGTTGACGGTCCGTCGGGAGGTTCGGTACGTGCACGGGTTCCAGTCCGACCTGGACCGGCTGTACGGCTTCGGGATGCAGTGGCAGCGCGGCTACAAGGCCAGCACGCCGGAGTCCTGA
- a CDS encoding HAD family hydrolase has translation MDRQFIVASDLDRTLIYSNRALALDVPDRLAPRLLSVEVHDGKALSFMTEQAAELLVELVQRAVFVPATTRTRAQYERVNLPGPTPGWVPPYAICANGGQLLVGGVPDKDWQSEVKSRLKSGSSPLAEVVEHLAVSADPEWTHKRRVADNLFAYLVVERAMLPAGWVEELTGWCAERGWSVSLQGRKVYAVPTPLSKSSALAEVERRVGVASGRQATVLSAGDSLLDADLLLAADHGWRPGHGELADAGWTAPGVTALTQIGVAAGEEIVRQFLAAVGVVTPAGVAQAGS, from the coding sequence ATGGACCGTCAGTTCATAGTCGCCAGCGATCTGGACCGTACCCTCATCTACTCCAACCGGGCCCTCGCCCTGGACGTGCCCGACCGGCTGGCCCCCCGGCTGCTCTCGGTCGAGGTGCACGACGGCAAGGCGCTCTCCTTCATGACCGAGCAGGCCGCCGAGCTGCTGGTCGAGCTGGTCCAGCGAGCGGTCTTCGTGCCGGCCACCACCCGGACCAGGGCCCAGTACGAGCGGGTCAACCTGCCAGGCCCGACGCCCGGTTGGGTGCCGCCGTACGCGATCTGCGCCAACGGCGGGCAGCTGCTGGTCGGCGGCGTCCCGGACAAGGACTGGCAGTCCGAGGTCAAGTCCCGTCTGAAGAGCGGCAGTTCGCCGCTGGCCGAGGTGGTCGAGCACCTCGCGGTGAGCGCCGACCCGGAGTGGACCCACAAGCGCCGGGTGGCCGACAACCTGTTCGCCTACCTGGTGGTCGAGCGGGCCATGCTGCCCGCCGGCTGGGTCGAGGAGCTCACCGGCTGGTGCGCCGAGCGCGGCTGGTCGGTCTCACTGCAGGGCCGCAAGGTGTACGCGGTGCCCACCCCGCTCAGCAAGAGCTCGGCCCTGGCGGAGGTCGAACGCCGGGTCGGCGTGGCGTCCGGCCGTCAGGCCACCGTGCTCTCGGCCGGTGACTCGCTGCTGGACGCGGACCTGCTGCTGGCCGCCGACCACGGCTGGCGCCCCGGTCACGGCGAACTCGCCGACGCGGGCTGGACGGCGCCCGGGGTGACCGCGCTGACCCAGATCGGGGTGGCGGCGGGGGAGGAGATCGTCCGGCAGTTCCTGGCGGCGGTCGGCGTGGTGACGCCCGCTGGGGTGGCTCAGGCGGGTTCGTGA
- a CDS encoding FmdB family zinc ribbon protein — protein MPRYDFRCRTCGATFELRRAMAQANDPALCPQGHTDTVKLLSAVAVTGAGGSAGSAPQQPSGGGCCGGGCCG, from the coding sequence ATGCCTCGCTACGACTTCCGCTGCCGCACCTGCGGCGCCACGTTCGAACTCCGCCGCGCCATGGCCCAGGCCAACGACCCGGCCCTCTGCCCGCAGGGGCACACCGACACCGTCAAGCTGCTCTCCGCCGTCGCGGTGACCGGCGCCGGCGGCAGTGCAGGCAGCGCGCCGCAGCAGCCCTCGGGTGGCGGCTGCTGCGGCGGTGGCTGCTGCGGCTAG
- a CDS encoding DUF2637 domain-containing protein gives MNLTSIQLVWTVVGGSALLFTALLVAALRFKNSKVESTEDSWERSEERRRRKELVYGISSYVLLFCCAGVAAALSFHGLVGFGTENLGLSGGWEYLVPFGLDGAAMFCSVLAVREASHGDAALGSRLLVWVFAIASAWFNWVHAPRGGGHDGAPEFFSGMSISAAILFDRALKQTRKAALREQGLVPRPLPQIRIVRWMRAPRETYAAWSLMLLENVRSLDEAVDEVREERQAKMDAKTRARSADRRERAELKAISRAGGGVLGRGRGGRQVPALTAGSGDGQSATEPALADDPMAKVGPSALEPAALNAGRRPRAAVGGGSTVDLTVDDDTQSLPKLDSLDTLERKLRAIEQRLG, from the coding sequence ATGAACCTCACCTCCATACAGCTGGTCTGGACCGTAGTAGGTGGTTCGGCCCTGTTGTTCACCGCTCTGCTGGTGGCCGCCCTGCGGTTCAAGAACAGCAAGGTCGAATCCACCGAAGACTCCTGGGAACGCAGCGAGGAGCGCCGCCGCCGTAAGGAACTGGTCTACGGCATCTCCTCGTACGTCCTGCTGTTCTGCTGCGCGGGCGTGGCCGCCGCGCTCTCCTTCCACGGCCTGGTCGGCTTCGGTACGGAGAACCTCGGCCTGTCCGGCGGCTGGGAGTACCTGGTCCCGTTCGGTCTCGACGGCGCCGCGATGTTCTGCTCGGTGCTCGCCGTCCGCGAGGCCAGCCACGGTGACGCCGCGCTCGGCTCCCGCCTGCTGGTCTGGGTCTTCGCGATCGCCTCGGCCTGGTTCAACTGGGTGCACGCGCCGCGCGGTGGCGGCCACGACGGTGCCCCCGAGTTCTTCTCCGGGATGTCCATCTCGGCGGCGATCCTGTTCGACCGGGCGCTGAAGCAGACCCGCAAGGCCGCGCTGCGCGAGCAGGGCCTGGTGCCCCGCCCGCTGCCGCAGATCCGGATCGTCCGCTGGATGCGCGCCCCGCGCGAGACCTACGCGGCCTGGTCGCTGATGCTGCTGGAGAACGTCCGCAGCCTGGACGAGGCGGTCGACGAGGTGCGCGAGGAGCGGCAGGCCAAGATGGACGCCAAGACCCGGGCCCGCAGTGCGGACCGGCGCGAGCGGGCCGAGCTGAAGGCGATCTCCCGGGCCGGCGGCGGGGTGCTCGGCCGCGGCCGCGGCGGCCGCCAGGTGCCGGCCCTGACCGCGGGGTCCGGCGACGGACAGTCCGCTACGGAGCCTGCGCTAGCGGATGACCCGATGGCCAAGGTCGGCCCGTCCGCACTGGAGCCGGCCGCGCTGAACGCGGGCCGCCGCCCGCGGGCCGCCGTCGGCGGTGGCTCCACGGTCGACCTGACCGTGGACGACGACACCCAGTCGCTGCCCAAGCTGGACTCGCTGGACACCCTGGAGCGCAAGCTCCGGGCGATCGAGCAGCGCCTCGGCTGA
- a CDS encoding TerD family protein produces MSVTLAKGGNVSLTKAAPNLTQVQIGLGWDARSTTGAAFDLDASALLCSGGRVPDDNHFVFYNNLRSPEGSVEHQGDNLTGDGDGDDETVVVNLELVPATIDKVVFAVSIYDAETRLQNFGQVSNAYIRVVNLADGQEIARYDLSEDASTETAMIFGELYRYQGEWKFRAVGQGYASGLRGIALDFGVNVQ; encoded by the coding sequence ATGAGTGTCACGCTCGCCAAGGGCGGCAACGTCTCGCTGACCAAGGCCGCGCCGAATCTGACGCAGGTGCAGATCGGTCTGGGCTGGGACGCCCGTTCCACCACGGGCGCCGCCTTCGACCTGGACGCCAGCGCGCTGCTGTGCAGTGGCGGCCGGGTGCCGGACGACAACCACTTCGTCTTCTACAACAACCTGCGCAGCCCGGAGGGTTCGGTCGAGCACCAGGGCGACAACCTGACCGGTGACGGCGACGGTGACGACGAGACCGTGGTGGTCAACCTCGAACTGGTGCCCGCCACCATCGACAAGGTGGTCTTCGCGGTCTCGATCTACGACGCCGAGACCCGGCTGCAGAACTTCGGCCAGGTCAGCAACGCGTACATCCGGGTGGTGAACCTGGCGGACGGTCAGGAGATCGCCCGCTACGACCTCTCCGAGGACGCGTCCACCGAGACTGCGATGATCTTCGGTGAGCTCTACCGCTACCAGGGCGAGTGGAAGTTCCGCGCGGTCGGCCAGGGCTACGCCTCCGGCCTGCGCGGCATCGCCCTGGACTTCGGCGTCAACGTCCAGTAG
- a CDS encoding DUF3052 domain-containing protein, giving the protein MSATADPADKSNPAHRLGFEPGQIVQELGYDEDTDQDLREGIEEITGTELVDEDYDDVADAVLLWHREEDGDLTDALVDALEYLAEGGLVWLLTPKTGRDGHVEAHEIADAAKTAGLSQTSSVALAKDWAGTRLATPKSAKTGKR; this is encoded by the coding sequence GTGAGCGCGACCGCGGACCCCGCGGACAAGTCCAACCCGGCGCACCGTCTCGGCTTCGAGCCGGGCCAGATCGTCCAGGAGCTCGGGTACGACGAAGACACTGACCAGGATCTCCGCGAGGGAATCGAGGAGATCACCGGTACTGAACTCGTCGACGAGGACTACGACGACGTCGCCGACGCCGTCCTGCTGTGGCACCGCGAGGAGGACGGGGATCTGACCGATGCCCTCGTCGACGCCCTGGAGTACCTCGCAGAGGGCGGCCTGGTCTGGCTGCTGACGCCCAAGACCGGCCGGGACGGGCACGTGGAGGCGCACGAGATCGCCGACGCCGCCAAGACCGCCGGCCTCTCCCAGACCAGCTCGGTGGCCCTCGCCAAGGACTGGGCGGGCACCCGTCTGGCCACCCCGAAGTCGGCGAAGACCGGCAAGCGCTGA
- a CDS encoding TerD family protein, with the protein MTHVMAKGANISLTAAAVRAVLRWTATAGAPDVDASALLVGTDGKVRTDADFVFYNQPRHPSGLVRHLPKQRSGAEVADTVEVELDKLPPEVDRVVLAGSAEGGAFPALTDLRVVLHDAAAPNGTAPIAQFACTDAGQVTALVVAELYRRGGGWKFRAIGQGYADGLGALATDYGITVEDDAAHAPSAPPTVVPITPATPITPLALEPESYTLTPAAPRPIPPPPPYQPQQAPQPQPQPQPQAQPGYGYPPQPPAYQPPVAQPPFALPPQGPQFQPR; encoded by the coding sequence ATGACGCACGTGATGGCCAAGGGCGCCAACATCTCGCTGACGGCCGCCGCCGTCCGTGCCGTGCTGCGGTGGACGGCCACGGCGGGCGCACCGGACGTGGACGCCTCGGCGCTGCTGGTCGGCACCGACGGCAAGGTCCGCACGGACGCCGACTTCGTCTTCTACAACCAGCCCCGCCATCCGTCCGGCCTGGTCCGCCACCTGCCGAAGCAGCGCAGCGGCGCCGAGGTCGCCGACACCGTCGAGGTGGAGCTGGACAAGCTGCCGCCGGAGGTGGACCGGGTGGTGCTGGCCGGCTCGGCCGAGGGCGGTGCCTTCCCCGCGCTGACCGACCTGCGGGTGGTGCTGCACGACGCCGCCGCGCCGAACGGCACCGCGCCGATCGCCCAGTTCGCCTGCACCGACGCGGGCCAGGTCACCGCGCTGGTGGTGGCCGAGCTCTACCGCCGGGGCGGTGGCTGGAAGTTCCGCGCGATCGGCCAGGGGTACGCGGACGGTCTGGGCGCGCTGGCCACCGACTACGGCATCACGGTCGAGGACGACGCCGCGCACGCGCCCTCGGCCCCGCCGACCGTGGTCCCGATCACCCCGGCCACCCCGATCACCCCGCTCGCCCTGGAGCCGGAGAGCTACACACTGACCCCGGCCGCACCGCGCCCGATCCCGCCGCCCCCGCCCTACCAGCCGCAGCAGGCACCCCAGCCCCAACCGCAACCACAGCCCCAGGCACAGCCCGGGTACGGCTACCCGCCGCAGCCCCCCGCCTACCAACCCCCGGTCGCCCAGCCGCCGTTCGCGCTGCCGCCGCAGGGCCCGCAGTTCCAGCCACGCTGA
- a CDS encoding peroxiredoxin codes for MAIEVGTEAPDFELKNQHGELVKLSDFRGEKNVVLVFYPFAFTGVCTGEVCAIQKELPRLQNDSVQVLAVSNDSPFTLRVFADQEGLDYPLLSDFWPHGEVSKAYGVFEEEKGCAVRGTFVIDKAGVVRWSIVNGLPDARDEQAYLAAVDAL; via the coding sequence ATGGCGATCGAGGTAGGCACCGAGGCTCCCGACTTCGAGCTGAAGAACCAGCACGGCGAGCTGGTCAAGCTCTCCGACTTCCGGGGTGAGAAGAACGTCGTCCTGGTCTTCTACCCGTTCGCGTTCACCGGTGTCTGCACCGGCGAGGTCTGCGCGATCCAGAAGGAGCTGCCGCGCCTGCAGAACGACTCGGTGCAGGTGCTCGCGGTCTCCAACGACTCGCCGTTCACCCTCCGGGTCTTCGCCGACCAGGAGGGCCTGGACTACCCGCTGCTCTCGGACTTCTGGCCGCACGGCGAGGTCTCGAAGGCGTACGGCGTGTTCGAGGAGGAGAAGGGCTGCGCGGTGCGCGGCACCTTCGTGATCGACAAGGCCGGCGTGGTCCGCTGGTCGATCGTCAACGGCCTCCCGGACGCCCGGGACGAGCAGGCCTACCTGGCCGCCGTCGACGCGCTCTGA
- a CDS encoding TerD family protein codes for MGVSLSKGGNVSLTKEAPGLTAVIVGLGWDVRTTTGSDFDLDASALLLNAEGRVGSDGNFVFFNNLKSADGSVEHTGDNTTGEGEGDDEQIKVNLAAVPADVLRINFPVSIYDAENRQQNFGQVRNAFIRVVNQAGGAEIARYDLSEDASTETAMVFGELYRNGEEWKFRAVGQGYASGLRGIAQDFGVNV; via the coding sequence GTGGGTGTCAGCCTCAGCAAGGGCGGCAACGTCTCGCTCACCAAGGAGGCCCCGGGCCTGACCGCGGTCATCGTCGGCCTCGGGTGGGACGTCCGGACCACCACCGGCTCGGACTTCGACCTGGATGCCAGCGCGCTGCTCCTGAACGCCGAGGGCAGGGTCGGTTCGGACGGCAACTTCGTCTTCTTCAACAACCTGAAGAGCGCGGACGGCTCGGTCGAGCACACCGGTGACAACACCACCGGTGAGGGCGAGGGCGACGACGAGCAGATCAAGGTCAACCTGGCCGCCGTGCCGGCCGACGTGCTGCGGATCAACTTCCCGGTGTCGATCTACGACGCCGAGAACCGCCAGCAGAACTTCGGCCAGGTCCGCAACGCGTTCATCCGGGTGGTGAACCAGGCGGGCGGCGCCGAGATCGCGCGCTACGACCTCTCCGAGGACGCCTCGACCGAGACCGCGATGGTCTTCGGCGAGCTGTACCGCAACGGCGAGGAGTGGAAGTTCCGGGCCGTCGGCCAGGGTTACGCCTCCGGCCTGCGCGGCATCGCCCAGGACTTCGGGGTCAATGTCTGA